Proteins encoded together in one Flavobacterium keumense window:
- a CDS encoding metallophosphoesterase family protein has product MKKILLLSDTHSHIDGTILKYVAQADEVWHAGDIGDLAVTDAIKKIKPLRAVYGNIDDAHARLEFPLHNRFLCEGVSVWITHIGGYPGKYNPAIRSELVQNPPKLLICGHSHILKVQFDKKHNLLHMNPGAAGKSGFHQVRTMLRFVIEGDAIKDLEIIEIEKRV; this is encoded by the coding sequence ATGAAAAAAATTCTCTTACTTTCTGATACACACAGCCATATTGACGGCACTATTCTAAAATATGTCGCTCAAGCGGATGAGGTTTGGCATGCAGGAGATATTGGTGATTTAGCAGTAACCGATGCTATTAAAAAGATCAAACCGCTACGAGCAGTCTATGGTAATATCGATGATGCTCATGCTCGGTTAGAGTTTCCGTTACACAACCGGTTTTTGTGTGAAGGAGTTTCGGTTTGGATTACTCATATTGGCGGTTATCCAGGAAAATACAACCCGGCTATTCGCTCCGAATTGGTACAAAATCCTCCTAAATTATTGATCTGTGGACACTCCCACATTTTAAAAGTGCAATTTGATAAAAAACACAATTTGTTACACATGAATCCAGGTGCAGCTGGTAAAAGTGGTTTTCATCAGGTACGAACCATGTTACGATTTGTAATTGAAGGAGATGCTATCAAAGATTTAGAAATTATTGAAATAGAAAAAAGAGTATAA
- the truA gene encoding tRNA pseudouridine(38-40) synthase TruA — MRYFIHLAYNGTPYHGWQIQPNAASVQETLNKAFSVLLQSEINLMGAGRTDTGVHAKEMYAHFDFEPSFDIPNLVHKLNSFLPKDIVIYDIIPVHDEAHTRFDASKRTYEYHIHQVKNPFLEELSWYFHQPLDVDLMNQAAQLLFNYTDFECFSKVNTDVNTFDCTIFEAHWTRGVANQESNQLVFTISANRFLRNMVRSIVGTLVNVGLHKITLDDFTKIIESKSREKAGFSVPAHGLYLTKIEYDYISQ; from the coding sequence TTGAGATATTTTATACATTTAGCGTATAACGGGACACCCTATCATGGCTGGCAAATACAGCCTAATGCAGCCTCTGTTCAAGAAACCTTGAACAAAGCATTTTCCGTCTTGTTACAGTCTGAAATCAATTTAATGGGAGCAGGACGCACCGACACGGGGGTCCATGCCAAAGAAATGTATGCTCATTTTGATTTCGAACCTTCTTTTGATATTCCGAACTTAGTCCATAAACTCAATTCTTTTTTGCCAAAAGACATCGTGATTTACGATATTATTCCCGTTCACGATGAAGCACATACTCGATTTGATGCCTCCAAAAGAACCTACGAATACCACATTCATCAAGTAAAAAATCCATTTCTAGAGGAATTAAGTTGGTATTTCCACCAGCCTTTGGATGTTGATTTAATGAACCAAGCAGCACAATTATTATTTAACTATACTGATTTTGAGTGTTTTTCTAAAGTCAATACCGATGTAAATACGTTTGATTGTACTATTTTTGAAGCACATTGGACTCGAGGTGTAGCCAATCAAGAAAGCAACCAACTTGTATTTACGATTTCAGCCAATCGTTTCTTGAGAAACATGGTACGTTCTATCGTGGGAACGCTAGTCAATGTTGGTTTACACAAAATCACATTAGACGATTTTACAAAAATTATAGAAAGTAAAAGCAGGGAAAAAGCAGGATTCTCGGTTCCGGCACACGGACTGTATTTAACTAAAATAGAATACGATTACATTAGTCAATAG
- a CDS encoding ABC transporter ATP-binding protein → MKAKAFDTRLFKRILKYTKPYQLRFRGVIVFAISLSVFAALRPYLLKQTVDEYIKPHDHQGLLLYISMMGIVLLAEVFSQYYFVYWANWLGQDIVKDIRTKLFKHLLSFRMKYFDHVPVGQLVTRSVSDIEAIARIFSQGLFMIISDLMKMVVVLVFMFYMNWKLTWIVIVAMPILVFFTRIFQRKMQVAFEEVRTEIANMNSFVQERVTGMKIVQLFNREDIEFDKFKNINDKHRKAWIKTILYNSIFFPIADIISSLTLGFIVLYGGFKILNGDAFTTFGDLFSYTMFIGMLFNPLRQIADKFNEMQLGMIAANRVFDILDTQDQIQDTGTIEAPIFKGDIEFQDVHFGYIPNEEVIKGIDLEVKAGQTIAIVGSTGAGKSTIINLLNRFYEINSGTICIDHHNIENYTLDSLRKQIAVVLQDVFLFADTIYNNITLNNPTISREEVLAAAKKIGVHDFIMSLPDNYDFDVKERGVMLSSGQRQLIAFLRAFVSNPSILILDEATSSIDTYSEELIQRATETITEGRTSIVIAHRLATIVNADKIVVMDKGLIVEEGTHQELINRETGYYKNLYDSQFSVAN, encoded by the coding sequence ATGAAAGCAAAAGCATTCGATACTCGATTATTCAAACGAATTTTAAAATACACTAAACCCTATCAATTGCGGTTTAGAGGAGTTATTGTATTTGCTATTTCTCTCTCTGTTTTTGCAGCTTTACGTCCGTATTTGTTAAAACAGACGGTAGATGAATACATAAAACCCCACGATCATCAAGGATTACTACTATACATCTCGATGATGGGAATTGTACTTTTGGCAGAGGTTTTTTCACAATACTATTTTGTGTATTGGGCCAATTGGTTAGGGCAAGATATCGTAAAAGATATTCGAACCAAATTATTCAAGCATCTTTTAAGTTTTAGAATGAAGTATTTTGACCATGTGCCTGTGGGACAATTAGTAACTCGTTCTGTATCTGATATCGAAGCGATTGCGCGCATCTTTAGTCAAGGCCTTTTCATGATTATTTCTGATTTGATGAAAATGGTGGTAGTATTGGTTTTCATGTTTTATATGAACTGGAAATTGACTTGGATTGTAATTGTGGCAATGCCTATTTTGGTTTTCTTTACCCGAATATTCCAACGCAAAATGCAGGTGGCTTTTGAGGAAGTACGAACCGAAATTGCCAACATGAATTCCTTTGTGCAAGAACGTGTTACAGGAATGAAAATTGTACAATTATTCAACCGAGAAGATATTGAATTTGACAAGTTCAAAAACATCAACGATAAACACAGAAAAGCGTGGATTAAAACAATTCTGTACAACTCGATCTTCTTCCCTATTGCCGATATTATTTCGTCTTTAACCTTAGGATTCATTGTCTTATATGGCGGTTTCAAAATTTTAAACGGAGATGCTTTTACCACTTTTGGTGATTTATTTTCGTATACCATGTTCATCGGAATGTTGTTCAATCCGTTGCGTCAAATTGCAGATAAATTCAACGAAATGCAATTGGGAATGATTGCTGCCAATCGTGTTTTTGACATTTTGGACACCCAAGATCAAATTCAAGATACAGGAACGATTGAAGCACCTATTTTCAAAGGGGATATTGAATTTCAAGATGTGCATTTTGGCTACATTCCAAACGAAGAAGTCATTAAGGGAATTGATTTAGAAGTCAAAGCAGGTCAAACTATCGCCATTGTAGGCTCTACAGGAGCTGGAAAATCAACTATTATCAATTTATTGAATCGTTTTTACGAAATCAACAGTGGAACAATTTGCATAGACCACCATAACATCGAAAATTATACTTTGGATTCCCTGCGCAAGCAAATTGCAGTAGTTTTACAAGACGTTTTCTTGTTTGCAGATACCATATACAATAACATTACGCTCAATAATCCGACGATTTCTCGCGAAGAAGTTTTGGCTGCAGCCAAAAAAATTGGCGTACACGATTTCATCATGAGTTTACCTGACAATTATGATTTTGATGTGAAAGAGCGAGGTGTAATGCTGTCTTCTGGACAACGTCAACTGATTGCTTTTTTACGTGCTTTCGTAAGCAATCCAAGTATTTTAATTTTGGACGAAGCCACCTCTTCTATCGACACCTATTCAGAAGAATTGATTCAGCGCGCTACCGAAACGATTACCGAAGGCCGAACTTCTATTGTTATTGCCCACCGATTAGCCACCATTGTCAATGCCGATAAAATTGTGGTAATGGATAAAGGGTTAATTGTGGAAGAAGGTACGCATCAAGAGCTAATTAATAGAGAAACTGGTTACTACAAAAATTTGTACGATTCCCAATTTTCAGTAGCTAATTAA
- the lpdA gene encoding dihydrolipoyl dehydrogenase, producing the protein MKYDIIVLGSGPGGYVTAIRASQLGFKVAVIEKENLGGVCLNWGCIPTKALLKSAQVFDYLKHASDYGLTVSSFDKDFSAVVNRSRGVAEGMSKGVQFLMKKNKIDVIDGFGKIKPGKKVDVTDKDGKVTEYSADHIILATGARSRELPNLPQDGVKVIGYRQAMTLPKQPKSMIIVGSGAIGIEFAHFYNSMGTEVTIVEFMPNIVPVEDEDISKQMERSMKKAGVHIMTNSSVEKVDTSGKGVKAFVKTAKGEEVLEADILLSAVGIKTNIENIGLEEVGIATDRDKILVNAYNQTNIPGYYAIGDITPGQALAHVASAEGINCVEKIAGLHVEPIDYGNIPGCTYATPEIASVGLTEKAAKEKGYELKIGKFPFSASGKAKAAGAADGFVKVIFDAKYGEWLGCHMIGAGVTDMIAEAVVARKLETTGHEILKAIHPHPTMSEAVMEAVADAYGEVIHL; encoded by the coding sequence ATGAAATACGATATTATAGTTTTAGGAAGTGGACCTGGAGGATATGTTACTGCCATCAGAGCCTCTCAATTAGGCTTTAAAGTAGCTGTAATCGAAAAAGAAAATCTAGGTGGAGTTTGCTTGAACTGGGGATGTATCCCAACGAAAGCGTTACTTAAATCAGCTCAGGTTTTTGATTATTTAAAACACGCTTCTGATTACGGATTGACTGTTTCATCTTTTGATAAAGATTTCTCTGCGGTAGTAAACCGTTCAAGAGGAGTGGCTGAAGGAATGAGCAAAGGAGTGCAATTCTTGATGAAAAAGAATAAAATCGACGTTATTGATGGTTTTGGTAAAATCAAACCAGGCAAAAAAGTAGATGTAACTGATAAAGACGGTAAAGTAACAGAATACAGCGCAGACCATATCATTTTGGCTACTGGAGCACGTTCTCGCGAATTACCAAACTTACCTCAAGATGGTGTAAAAGTAATTGGATACCGTCAAGCAATGACTTTGCCAAAACAACCAAAATCTATGATTATCGTAGGTTCTGGAGCTATTGGAATTGAATTTGCACATTTTTACAACTCAATGGGAACAGAAGTGACTATTGTGGAATTCATGCCCAACATTGTTCCTGTTGAAGACGAAGACATTTCAAAACAGATGGAACGTTCTATGAAGAAAGCGGGTGTACATATTATGACCAATTCTTCTGTAGAAAAAGTTGATACTTCTGGAAAAGGCGTAAAAGCATTTGTTAAAACAGCTAAAGGAGAAGAAGTTTTAGAAGCTGATATTTTACTTTCTGCTGTTGGTATTAAAACTAATATTGAAAACATCGGTTTAGAAGAAGTAGGTATTGCTACTGATAGAGATAAAATCTTAGTTAACGCTTACAATCAAACGAATATTCCTGGTTATTATGCCATTGGAGATATTACTCCTGGGCAAGCTTTAGCTCACGTAGCTTCTGCTGAAGGTATTAATTGTGTGGAAAAAATCGCAGGATTACATGTTGAACCTATTGATTACGGAAACATTCCAGGTTGTACCTATGCTACTCCAGAAATTGCTTCTGTTGGTTTAACTGAAAAAGCAGCAAAAGAAAAAGGATACGAATTAAAAATTGGTAAGTTCCCTTTCTCAGCTTCAGGAAAAGCAAAAGCGGCAGGAGCGGCAGATGGTTTTGTAAAAGTAATTTTCGATGCCAAATACGGAGAATGGTTAGGATGTCATATGATCGGTGCTGGAGTTACAGATATGATTGCAGAAGCGGTTGTAGCTCGTAAATTGGAAACAACAGGACACGAAATCTTAAAAGCAATTCACCCACACCCTACTATGAGTGAAGCGGTAATGGAAGCTGTAGCAGATGCATACGGGGAAGTGATTCACTTGTAA
- the cysK gene encoding cysteine synthase A, whose protein sequence is MQYNNILETIGNTPHIKVNRLFGENKNIWIKLERANPGASIKDRIALAMIEDAEAKGLLQKDSTIIEATSGNTGIGLAMVAAVKGYRLILVMPESMSVERRRLMSIYGAEFVLTPREKGMKGAIEKAQELTAEIPHAWSPLQFENPANIEVHKKTTAQEIIKAFPNGLDYLITGVGTGGHITGCAEILKAHFPNLQVFAVEPEASPVISGGSPAPHPIQGIGAGFIPTNLHTEVLNETIQVSKDEAFNYAQRAAKEEGILLGISSGASLAAVAKKISAIPADATVLTFCYDTGERYLSIEGLFE, encoded by the coding sequence ATGCAATACAACAACATTTTAGAAACTATTGGCAACACGCCTCATATCAAAGTGAATCGCCTTTTTGGTGAGAACAAAAACATTTGGATTAAACTCGAACGTGCTAATCCCGGTGCAAGTATCAAAGACAGAATCGCATTAGCCATGATTGAAGATGCTGAAGCAAAAGGATTATTGCAAAAAGACAGCACCATTATTGAAGCCACTTCTGGCAATACTGGAATTGGTTTAGCCATGGTAGCAGCCGTAAAAGGGTATCGATTGATTTTGGTAATGCCTGAATCAATGTCGGTAGAACGAAGACGTTTAATGAGTATTTACGGTGCTGAATTTGTGCTTACACCTCGTGAAAAAGGAATGAAAGGCGCAATTGAAAAAGCACAAGAATTGACTGCTGAAATTCCTCACGCTTGGTCTCCACTTCAATTTGAAAATCCTGCTAATATTGAGGTACATAAAAAAACTACCGCGCAAGAAATCATCAAGGCTTTTCCTAACGGTCTAGACTATTTGATTACAGGCGTTGGAACAGGCGGACACATAACAGGTTGTGCTGAAATTTTAAAAGCACATTTTCCTAACTTACAAGTATTTGCTGTAGAACCTGAAGCCTCACCTGTAATTAGTGGCGGCTCACCAGCTCCCCACCCTATTCAAGGTATTGGCGCTGGATTTATCCCAACTAATTTACATACTGAAGTATTGAACGAAACCATTCAAGTAAGCAAAGACGAGGCTTTTAACTATGCCCAAAGAGCCGCTAAAGAAGAAGGAATTTTATTAGGTATTTCATCGGGAGCCTCTTTAGCAGCTGTAGCCAAAAAAATAAGTGCGATTCCAGCAGATGCAACTGTACTTACTTTTTGCTATGACACGGGAGAGCGTTACTTGAGTATTGAAGGATTATTTGAATAA
- a CDS encoding endo-arabinase, producing MKWKAALSLIICITSFAYSQKIDEESAIKKLLEKESATWRAKDVEGHKKCWHIQPYSRILVSLPNGQTIDVPPTAMQNEKPESMGNGGFAVNSNYKMSINKNNAWVSHEELSTDAEGKRTWSYEIRLLEKIKGQWKLVGQSLHIYKKE from the coding sequence ATGAAATGGAAAGCTGCATTGAGTTTAATCATTTGCATTACCTCTTTTGCTTATTCTCAAAAAATAGATGAAGAATCCGCAATCAAAAAATTATTAGAAAAAGAATCCGCTACATGGCGCGCAAAAGATGTTGAAGGTCATAAAAAGTGTTGGCACATTCAACCTTATAGTAGAATCTTAGTCTCATTGCCTAATGGACAAACCATAGACGTTCCTCCTACGGCCATGCAAAATGAAAAACCAGAAAGTATGGGAAATGGTGGATTTGCAGTAAACTCCAATTACAAAATGAGCATCAACAAAAATAATGCTTGGGTAAGTCATGAAGAACTATCCACCGATGCAGAAGGTAAACGAACTTGGTCTTATGAAATTCGACTATTAGAAAAAATCAAAGGGCAATGGAAACTAGTAGGACAATCACTTCATATTTATAAAAAAGAATAA
- the glgA gene encoding glycogen synthase encodes MKIALFSNEFPPHIYGGAGVHIDFLSQELAKLGEIEVRCFGEQSENNANMHIQGISACLNKMEEPSNSHIKMFHNLSRNVEMSQATPQADIIHCHTWYTHLAGVFTRELLQVPLILTTHSLETHRPWKVEQLGNGYFLSRWIEDTAYKTADGVIAVSEQMKQDVIEAYNVAPEKVTVIHNGIDPEFYQPTFDQSLLLEYGINPNIPFVLFVGRITRQKGISQLINAAKYFTPNCQVVLCAGAPDTPEIAAETEALISELQSQREGVILISEMLPREKIKVLYSHARVFACPSLYEPFGIINLEAMSCETPVVGSAVGGIPEIIVEGETGHLIPLESVSRTDFNPARPEEFQKQFAAKINIILENETLAIQMGKAGRKRVLEKFSWESIAKTTFNYYQEVINRFEKEKA; translated from the coding sequence ATGAAAATAGCTCTTTTTTCAAACGAATTTCCACCTCATATTTATGGTGGAGCCGGTGTACACATTGATTTTTTAAGTCAAGAATTGGCCAAATTAGGCGAAATAGAAGTCCGTTGTTTTGGAGAGCAATCGGAGAATAATGCGAATATGCATATACAAGGCATTAGCGCTTGTTTGAACAAAATGGAAGAACCTTCCAATTCGCATATCAAAATGTTTCATAATTTGAGTCGAAATGTGGAAATGTCGCAAGCTACTCCTCAAGCAGACATTATTCATTGCCACACTTGGTACACGCATTTGGCAGGCGTTTTCACTCGCGAATTATTACAAGTTCCATTGATTTTAACTACACACAGTTTAGAAACACATCGTCCTTGGAAAGTGGAGCAATTAGGCAACGGTTATTTTCTGTCCCGTTGGATTGAAGATACCGCTTACAAAACTGCCGACGGTGTCATAGCGGTAAGCGAACAAATGAAACAGGATGTTATCGAAGCCTATAATGTAGCTCCCGAAAAAGTAACGGTGATTCACAACGGTATTGATCCTGAATTTTACCAACCTACATTTGACCAGAGCCTTTTGTTAGAATACGGCATCAATCCTAACATTCCTTTTGTTTTATTTGTGGGACGAATCACCCGTCAAAAAGGCATTTCGCAACTCATCAATGCTGCAAAGTATTTCACTCCAAATTGCCAAGTTGTACTTTGTGCTGGAGCGCCAGACACCCCCGAAATTGCAGCTGAAACAGAAGCTTTAATCAGTGAATTACAATCGCAACGAGAAGGTGTTATCTTAATTTCAGAAATGCTACCTCGCGAAAAAATAAAAGTACTTTATAGTCATGCTCGAGTGTTTGCCTGCCCTTCTTTATACGAACCTTTTGGTATCATCAATTTAGAAGCAATGTCTTGCGAAACTCCCGTTGTTGGGAGTGCTGTTGGAGGTATTCCTGAAATCATCGTGGAAGGTGAAACAGGTCATTTAATTCCGCTAGAAAGTGTTTCGAGAACCGATTTTAATCCGGCTCGACCTGAAGAATTCCAAAAACAATTTGCGGCAAAAATTAATATTATACTTGAAAATGAGACTTTGGCTATCCAAATGGGAAAAGCAGGTCGCAAAAGAGTTTTAGAAAAATTCAGCTGGGAATCTATTGCTAAAACAACTTTCAACTATTATCAAGAAGTAATCAATCGCTTTGAAAAAGAAAAAGCGTAA
- the pepT gene encoding peptidase T — protein sequence MQHIIDRFISYVTIDTESDPNSTTTPSTQKQWDLANKLVEELKKIGLQDVSIDDKAYIMATLPSNVEHEVPTIGFISHFDTSPDFSGANVKPQVIKNYDGGDIVLNADKNIVLSPKYFKDLVQYKGQTLITTDGTTLLGADDKAGITEIITAMEYLIQHPEIKHGKIRIGFTPDEEIGRGAHHFDVEKFGADWAYTMDGSQVGELEYENFNAAGAKITFKGKSVHPGYAKGKMINSMLIANEFINALPKGETPEETRGYEGFFHVHHLNGSIEETVVELIIRDHNKKKFEKRKALITKITHKINKKFAKQFGEDIAVAEVNDQYYNMKEKVLPVKHIVDIAEKAMKELGIKPLIKPIRGGTDGSQLSYKGLPCPNIFAGGHNFHGKYEYVPVESIQKAINVIVKIAELTAQQ from the coding sequence ATGCAACATATCATAGATCGATTCATCAGTTATGTCACTATTGACACCGAATCTGACCCTAATTCAACAACTACACCAAGTACCCAAAAACAATGGGATTTGGCCAATAAACTAGTCGAAGAACTAAAAAAAATTGGACTTCAAGATGTAAGTATTGATGACAAAGCCTATATCATGGCAACACTTCCTAGTAATGTAGAACATGAAGTACCTACTATTGGATTTATTTCCCATTTTGATACTTCTCCTGATTTTTCGGGTGCCAATGTAAAACCACAAGTCATAAAAAATTATGATGGTGGAGATATAGTATTAAATGCAGATAAAAACATTGTTTTGTCTCCAAAATATTTCAAAGATTTAGTACAATACAAAGGACAAACCTTAATCACTACAGACGGAACTACTCTTTTAGGTGCCGATGACAAAGCTGGAATTACTGAAATTATTACGGCTATGGAATACCTTATTCAACATCCTGAAATCAAACACGGTAAAATACGAATTGGTTTCACCCCAGATGAAGAAATTGGACGTGGAGCGCATCATTTTGATGTAGAAAAATTTGGCGCTGATTGGGCCTACACTATGGACGGAAGTCAAGTGGGAGAATTAGAATATGAAAATTTTAATGCGGCTGGAGCCAAAATTACGTTCAAAGGAAAAAGTGTGCATCCAGGCTACGCCAAAGGAAAAATGATTAACTCGATGCTGATTGCTAATGAATTTATCAATGCATTACCTAAAGGTGAAACTCCCGAAGAAACCAGAGGTTATGAAGGTTTTTTCCATGTACATCATCTCAACGGAAGTATTGAAGAAACCGTGGTAGAATTAATTATTCGTGATCATAATAAAAAGAAGTTTGAAAAACGCAAAGCTTTAATTACAAAAATCACACACAAAATCAATAAAAAGTTTGCCAAACAATTTGGAGAAGACATCGCCGTTGCTGAAGTAAATGACCAATACTACAATATGAAAGAAAAAGTGTTACCCGTAAAACACATTGTAGATATTGCTGAGAAAGCAATGAAAGAATTAGGAATTAAACCCCTTATCAAACCCATCCGTGGCGGAACTGATGGTTCTCAACTGTCCTACAAAGGATTGCCATGCCCTAATATTTTTGCTGGCGGACATAACTTTCATGGAAAGTATGAATATGTTCCTGTTGAAAGCATTCAAAAAGCAATCAATGTCATTGTTAAAATTGCTGAACTAACTGCTCAACAATAA
- the yajC gene encoding preprotein translocase subunit YajC: protein MGQLSQFAPFLLMFVVIYFFMIRPQQKRAKAEKEFESSLKIGDKIITKSGLHGKIAELAETTVVVETMSGKLKMERSAISMEMSAALNKK, encoded by the coding sequence ATGGGACAATTAAGTCAATTTGCGCCGTTCTTATTAATGTTTGTAGTAATCTATTTTTTCATGATTCGACCACAACAAAAAAGAGCAAAAGCGGAGAAAGAATTTGAAAGTAGCTTGAAAATAGGGGATAAAATCATTACTAAAAGTGGTCTTCACGGTAAAATTGCGGAATTAGCAGAAACTACTGTGGTAGTAGAAACGATGTCAGGGAAATTGAAAATGGAGCGATCAGCTATTTCAATGGAAATGAGTGCTGCTTTGAATAAAAAATAG
- the nusB gene encoding transcription antitermination factor NusB, giving the protein MQSIYAMHQNGSDNIEGQEKFLFYSIDAIQDLYLIMLSSLIEMAKKEKVFLHLSSQKHLATPEERNPNNKFINNTIFQLLEDNNSLSIALENRKITNWNIHDDYINLLLTSLKESKLYAKYMSNTVNTFEEDKQFVIDVFSEIIVPNEKLYEYLEDDKLTWIDDIPVVNTHIVKQLKAIQSADDDSFRVPKLFKDAEDKDFAKDLFRKTVLNEKELAKEFDSKTPNWDMDRIAEIDTIILKMAICELLKFPSIPVKVTLNEYLELAKEYSTPKSSIFINGILDNLVKEFQTNKKMIKAGRGLM; this is encoded by the coding sequence ATGCAATCCATTTATGCGATGCACCAAAACGGTTCGGATAATATAGAAGGTCAAGAAAAATTTCTATTTTACAGCATCGATGCTATTCAAGATTTATACCTGATTATGCTTTCTTCTTTAATTGAAATGGCAAAAAAAGAAAAGGTCTTTTTACACTTATCTAGTCAAAAACATTTGGCTACTCCAGAAGAACGAAATCCCAACAACAAATTCATTAATAATACTATTTTTCAATTATTGGAAGACAATAATTCGTTGAGTATTGCTTTGGAAAACAGAAAAATTACCAATTGGAATATTCATGATGATTATATTAATTTACTTTTAACTTCGTTGAAAGAAAGTAAATTGTATGCGAAATACATGAGTAATACGGTCAATACTTTTGAAGAAGACAAACAATTTGTGATTGATGTTTTCTCTGAAATTATTGTTCCAAACGAAAAGTTATACGAGTATTTAGAGGATGATAAGTTAACTTGGATTGACGATATTCCGGTTGTAAATACGCATATTGTTAAACAATTGAAAGCGATACAATCAGCAGATGACGATAGTTTTAGAGTGCCAAAATTGTTTAAAGACGCTGAAGACAAAGATTTTGCTAAAGACTTGTTTAGGAAAACGGTTTTGAACGAAAAAGAATTAGCTAAAGAATTTGATTCTAAAACACCTAATTGGGATATGGATCGTATTGCTGAAATTGATACAATTATTCTTAAAATGGCGATTTGCGAATTGTTGAAATTTCCATCAATTCCGGTAAAAGTAACCTTGAACGAATATTTAGAACTGGCTAAAGAATATTCTACTCCAAAGAGTAGTATTTTTATCAACGGAATTTTAGATAATTTAGTAAAAGAATTTCAAACGAATAAAAAAATGATCAAAGCTGGAAGAGGCTTGATGTAA